A region of the Pseudomonas sp. J452 genome:
GTTCGATGGAATAGCGGGCTGCATCACTGTTGCATTGCGAAGCCTGGAAGTAAGCATCTGCCCCATTGAGTGCCGCACAGTTGGCCGCACCCGGTACGCAGGTCTGTGCATAGCGCACAACCAGTACATCGCTATCGGCCACGCGGTCGGGTAACTGGGTCGTGCACCCCGTCGGCACATCGTCGAAGAGCTGTACGGCCATGCCCAGCCGGTTAACCTTTTCGGTGGCTGTCCAACTGGTAAATGCCAGGCAAGGATCTGGCTCAACCGTCGGGTAATCGGTCGGTGCAGCGGAGAAGGTGAAGTCATCGAACTCGGGCACAAAACCGTTCCAGAAGCCGGCGTGCAGCAAGTCCTCACGCAGTACCTGGATGGCCATGCCACCGGCCTCTATCTGCTGATTGACCCGGGCCATGTCCTGATGACTGCGACTGAGGTCGAGGTACAGCTTCAGGGTCGCGCCCATCAGCAACAAGCCGATGGCCATCGCCACCAACAGTTCGATCAGACCGAAGCCTCTGGATTGCGGCCTGGCCGCCAGCATCAGGCTGCTCATAGGGTTGCCACCCGCACGACAGTGGTAACTACGCGGCGGCACAGATCACCAGTACATTCGCTGCCCGCCAGGTTGTAGCTGTTGGCCGCACAGGCAGCGCCACTCGGGGGTGCCGTCAATGCGCCAAGCCCCTGCCATGCCACAGTAATCAGGTATTGTCCCGAGCCCAGCGATTCGACGCAGCCGCGGCCGCCCAGCATGGCGCCGACATTGCCCGTCGTGTCCGTTTCCGCCGCGCCCTGCAGCGCGTTGCACCACTCTGCACGGTCGCGTTCGAGCTGCGTCGTCACCGCGGTCGGACAGGTCATGCCAGCCCCTAAAGGGCTGGTCGGGCCGGTGACATAACTGGCCGCCTGATTGCGATTTGCCGCCAGCCGACTGGCCATGTCCTGCAACAGAATCAGTGCCTGGGTACGCTGATAAACCTCGGCCTCCGACTGCTGCAAGCGCGCCTGCATGCCCATGATGCCGAGCATGCCCACCGCCAGAATGACCAGGGTGACCAGCACCTCGATCAGGCTGATACCGCATTCCTTACGTCTAATGGTCATCATGAGGATCACCATTTATCCGCAGGGGATTTGACGCCAGCGCTAGTCAGCGTGAGATCACCATCGGCCGCCTGCGAGCCAATGGCAGTAAAGGTAATGACGAAGGTAGGTAGAGTGCCGCTGCCAACCGTAATGGCGTAGCTGTAGCGAAAACTGAGGTCAGCCGGCAGCGCATACCCGGAAGCTTCCAGGTCGGTCTTGCTGATATAGGCGCGATTGGCGAGGAGAAACTGCTTCTGCCGATTGGCAATATCCATCATTTCCGCCTGGGCGGCCGCGCGATTGCTGCGCACGATGTACTGCTGATAGTTGGGGAGAGCGATGGCCGCCAGGACGCCGATGATCATGATGACGATCATCAGTTCGATAAGGCTAAAGCCACGTACCTGCTGGGATTCCAATTCTGGCCACTCCTGCGAACTTCGAATGCGCTAGCGCATTTGCTGGAGGCCTTCCTTAGCGATGTTGTTTTACAGCCCATCATTCCGTCGAATTTGAGCTTAGTTACAGCAATTGGCCAGCACACCCTCATACCGACAAATGGTATACCGATTGGAAAGGCGGGCGAATTTCACCCCTGAGCGGTAGTTCACGCCGCTCATTGCGACGGCAGAAGCTCTTCCCGATAATAGGCACCCTTTTCCTCCGGCCTTTCTGCCCGCAACGGTAACTCGATGACCGAACTCGCCTTGATCATGGTCAGTGCCATCCTGGTCAACAACTTCGTGCTGGTGCAGTTCCTCGGCCTGTGCCCGTTCATGGGCGTATCGAAGAAGATCGAGACCGCCATCGGCCTATCGCTGGCCACCACCTTCGTCCTCACCCTGGCCGCCATGTGCAGCTACCTGGTCCAGGAATACGTGCTGGAGCCGCTGGGCCTGGAGTTTTTGCGCACCATCAGCTTCATCCTGGTGATCGCCGTGGTGGTGCAGTTCACCGAGATGGTGGTGAACAAGACCAGTCCCCTGCTCTACCGCGTGCTCGGCATCTTTCTGCCGCTGATCACCACCAACTGCATCGTCCTCGGCGTGGCCCTGGTCAATGCCAACAAGGCCGAGTTCACCTTTATTACCGCCACCGCCAACGGCTTTGCCGCCGGCCTGGGCTTCTCCCTGGTGCTGGTGCTGTTCGCCGCCATGCGTGAGCGCATCGCCATCGCCGA
Encoded here:
- the rsxA gene encoding electron transport complex subunit RsxA gives rise to the protein MTELALIMVSAILVNNFVLVQFLGLCPFMGVSKKIETAIGLSLATTFVLTLAAMCSYLVQEYVLEPLGLEFLRTISFILVIAVVVQFTEMVVNKTSPLLYRVLGIFLPLITTNCIVLGVALVNANKAEFTFITATANGFAAGLGFSLVLVLFAAMRERIAIADVPQSFQGAAIGMITAGLMSLAFMGFAGLIKL
- a CDS encoding prepilin-type N-terminal cleavage/methylation domain-containing protein, with product MMTIRRKECGISLIEVLVTLVILAVGMLGIMGMQARLQQSEAEVYQRTQALILLQDMASRLAANRNQAASYVTGPTSPLGAGMTCPTAVTTQLERDRAEWCNALQGAAETDTTGNVGAMLGGRGCVESLGSGQYLITVAWQGLGALTAPPSGAACAANSYNLAGSECTGDLCRRVVTTVVRVATL
- a CDS encoding type IV pilin protein; its protein translation is MESQQVRGFSLIELMIVIMIIGVLAAIALPNYQQYIVRSNRAAAQAEMMDIANRQKQFLLANRAYISKTDLEASGYALPADLSFRYSYAITVGSGTLPTFVITFTAIGSQAADGDLTLTSAGVKSPADKW